A single window of Sphingobium sp. SCG-1 DNA harbors:
- a CDS encoding cytochrome c oxidase subunit II transmembrane domain-containing protein: MKMVKSVVLAGLLAFAPVLGQGALAQDNAAAAAPAAAAADSAAAAANAAAPAATAAAPDAAKVAAPPRMKPTEGIGMPMPGEYTLQKQFTPLGRQARWLHDVMLLPIITVISIFVLILMLWVMFRYRRSANPVPSKTSHNTTIEVLWTVLPVVILLAIAVPSIGLLAD, translated from the coding sequence ATGAAGATGGTGAAATCGGTCGTACTTGCAGGATTGCTGGCGTTTGCGCCGGTGCTGGGGCAGGGGGCCCTGGCGCAGGACAACGCAGCTGCGGCTGCTCCTGCTGCCGCCGCTGCTGATTCGGCCGCAGCTGCCGCGAATGCAGCGGCTCCGGCGGCGACTGCCGCTGCGCCGGACGCTGCCAAAGTCGCTGCGCCGCCTCGCATGAAGCCGACTGAAGGCATCGGAATGCCGATGCCCGGCGAATATACGCTGCAAAAACAGTTCACGCCGCTTGGCCGTCAGGCCCGCTGGCTGCACGACGTGATGCTGCTGCCGATCATCACCGTGATCTCGATCTTCGTGCTGATCCTGATGCTCTGGGTGATGTTCCGCTATCGCCGCTCGGCCAATCCGGTGCCCTCGAAGACGTCGCACAATACCACGATCGAAGTGCTCTGGACAGTGCTGCCTGTGGTGATCCTGCTGGCGATCGCGGTGCCCTCGATTGGCTTGCTGGCCGATC
- the acpS gene encoding holo-ACP synthase, with the protein MIIGLGSDLCNIERIQNSLDRFGSRFEQRVFTQVEQAKAARRPLTKAGALAKRFAAKEAFSKAVGTGFKAGVFMKDIGVVNAPSGAPTLHLTGGAEARLLSLIPAGHRPVIHLTLTDDHPWAQAFVIIEALPQ; encoded by the coding sequence ATGATAATCGGGCTCGGCTCCGACCTGTGCAACATAGAGCGCATCCAGAACTCGCTCGATCGGTTCGGGTCGCGGTTCGAGCAGCGAGTGTTCACGCAAGTCGAGCAGGCCAAGGCGGCGCGGCGGCCCCTCACCAAGGCGGGCGCGCTGGCGAAGCGCTTCGCCGCCAAGGAGGCGTTTTCCAAGGCAGTCGGAACCGGCTTCAAAGCTGGCGTGTTCATGAAGGACATCGGCGTCGTCAATGCACCCTCCGGCGCGCCGACCTTGCATCTGACAGGAGGAGCGGAGGCGCGGTTGCTCTCGCTCATTCCTGCCGGCCATCGGCCCGTCATTCACCTGACGCTCACGGACGATCATCCATGGGCACAGGCATTTGTAATTATCGAAGCCTTGCCGCAATAA
- the lepB gene encoding signal peptidase I translates to MTATPIDAGQDTSVRLDFDSTADHSGHETGPEGGAPSRHGVDWWQEIKSIVVLVLAVLFFHSFVAKPFYIPSESMMPVLLTGDRLVVSKYPYGWSFVSPSFHPLPFIKGRIFGRLPERGDIVIVTPQARNEDYIKRVIGLPGDILEVRDGIVILNGIPVPQKWIPPLRIPVDANAPCPPDQFPGALVEDRSGKRWCELPVKQETLPNGKTYKIIDVGARTLDWYGPVRIPDHHVFLMGDNRDNSADSRATLADRGLGGPVPWEAIGGRAEFITFSLDGTASINPFSWFGALRSGRAGSSLRPATESGQ, encoded by the coding sequence ATGACGGCTACTCCGATAGATGCAGGACAGGATACTAGCGTCCGGCTGGACTTCGATTCCACCGCCGATCATAGCGGCCACGAGACGGGGCCGGAGGGCGGCGCGCCGTCGCGGCACGGCGTCGATTGGTGGCAGGAGATCAAGAGCATCGTCGTGCTGGTGCTGGCCGTGCTGTTCTTCCACAGCTTCGTTGCCAAGCCGTTCTACATCCCATCGGAATCGATGATGCCGGTGCTGCTGACCGGCGACCGGCTGGTGGTGAGCAAATATCCCTATGGCTGGTCGTTCGTCTCGCCTAGCTTTCATCCGCTGCCGTTCATCAAGGGGCGGATCTTCGGACGGCTGCCGGAGCGGGGCGACATCGTGATCGTGACGCCGCAGGCGCGGAACGAGGATTATATCAAGCGGGTGATCGGCCTGCCCGGCGACATCCTGGAAGTGCGCGACGGCATCGTCATCCTGAACGGCATTCCCGTGCCGCAGAAGTGGATACCGCCGCTGCGCATCCCGGTAGACGCCAACGCCCCCTGCCCGCCCGACCAGTTCCCCGGCGCGCTGGTCGAGGATCGCAGCGGCAAGCGCTGGTGCGAATTGCCGGTGAAGCAGGAGACGCTGCCCAATGGCAAGACCTACAAGATCATCGATGTCGGCGCGCGGACGCTCGACTGGTACGGGCCGGTGCGCATCCCCGATCACCACGTGTTCCTGATGGGCGACAATCGCGACAACAGCGCGGACAGTCGCGCGACGCTGGCCGATCGCGGCCTCGGCGGGCCGGTGCCGTGGGAAGCGATCGGCGGACGCGCGGAGTTCATCACCTTCTCGCTGGATGGCACCGCCAGCATCAATCCCTTTAGCTGGTTCGGAGCGCTGCGCAGCGGCCGGGCGGGAAGCAGCCTGCGCCCTGCGACGGAGAGCGGCCAATGA
- a CDS encoding AI-2E family transporter — MSDGERHIEQPGPAEHQSALVRSEMQRAGVWIGLVVAIALAWLLAQPILLILAALVLATMMDGGARLLGRVFSGGRGWRLAIIIFGVFGFLAWTVYLTGSQMAGQAVAMRTIVETQINRIGDWASQLGITATPADLKSLGNQVMSSLGRVTAALMTTVGVVTSLVMMLVLAIFIAIEPKLYERGVAWMLPINKRQNFYRIADKMGWTLRRLMAGRLIGMLVEGIGTWVLLAVGGVPMAALLGVLTGILAFLPNIGAIISGALIILVGFSGGVDSGLYAVGVYLAVQMIDGYLIVPMVAKRAVDLAPALVLGAQILFGALFGILGLALADPIVAMIKVYLEERAKAQDAAQGERLLGVPKG, encoded by the coding sequence ATGAGCGACGGCGAGCGACATATCGAACAGCCGGGTCCGGCGGAGCATCAAAGTGCGCTGGTACGCAGTGAAATGCAGCGCGCAGGTGTGTGGATCGGCCTGGTGGTCGCAATCGCATTGGCGTGGTTGCTGGCGCAGCCGATCCTCCTCATCCTTGCAGCGCTGGTGCTGGCGACGATGATGGATGGCGGCGCACGGCTGCTGGGGCGCGTGTTTTCGGGCGGCCGCGGCTGGCGGCTGGCGATCATCATCTTCGGCGTGTTCGGTTTTCTGGCATGGACGGTCTACCTGACCGGATCGCAGATGGCGGGGCAGGCCGTGGCAATGCGCACCATTGTCGAAACACAGATCAACCGCATTGGCGACTGGGCATCGCAGCTCGGCATCACCGCAACCCCGGCCGATCTCAAATCGCTCGGCAATCAGGTGATGAGTTCGCTCGGCCGCGTCACGGCGGCGCTGATGACGACCGTGGGTGTCGTCACCAGCCTGGTCATGATGCTGGTGCTGGCGATCTTCATTGCAATCGAACCCAAGCTCTATGAGCGCGGCGTCGCGTGGATGCTGCCGATCAACAAGCGGCAGAATTTCTACCGGATCGCCGACAAGATGGGCTGGACTTTGCGGCGGCTGATGGCCGGGCGTCTTATCGGGATGCTGGTCGAAGGCATCGGCACCTGGGTGCTGCTGGCGGTCGGCGGGGTGCCGATGGCCGCGCTGCTGGGCGTATTGACGGGGATATTGGCGTTCCTGCCGAACATCGGCGCGATCATATCGGGCGCACTCATCATCCTTGTGGGCTTTTCGGGCGGCGTCGATTCGGGGCTGTACGCCGTGGGCGTGTATCTGGCGGTGCAGATGATCGACGGCTATCTGATCGTGCCGATGGTGGCGAAGCGGGCCGTCGATCTGGCTCCGGCGCTGGTGCTGGGCGCGCAGATCCTGTTCGGCGCGCTGTTCGGAATATTAGGGCTGGCGCTGGCCGACCCGATCGTCGCGATGATTAAGGTATATCTGGAAGAACGGGCCAAGGCGCAGGACGCGGCGCAGGGCGAGCGCTTGCTTGGGGTGCCAAAGGGTTAG
- a CDS encoding serine hydrolase — MKIKRRAPMDRRERVRRRLGLTLVLAALGACVGSGEPRPMRVAAAVPRHTGPVTTPQKPREPIKPVANPPIAIPDYNPRSVPSPALVSIIRSLGQNFNGKVGIAVRRVDADWTVAWNGTDLFPQQSVSKLWVTMAMLDAVDRGKLRLSDSVTIRREDLTLFNQPLAAMVDSDGFTTTIEDLMTRAMAQSDNTANDMLLRKVGGPEAVRSFLARRFVSNIRFGPGERILQSTTAGLSWNPSYAQGRNFYTARAALPMGVRQRALDAYLANPPDGAAPSSVVMALAKLKRGEMLSPSSTSLLLDVMHRAKTGPQRIKGGVPPGWSYLHKTGTGQELGPRATGFNDIGIMTAPDGTSYAVAVFIGSTTVSIPERWQLMQSVARAIAANHDKR, encoded by the coding sequence ATGAAGATCAAGCGCCGCGCTCCCATGGACCGGAGGGAGCGCGTGCGACGGCGGCTTGGCCTTACTCTCGTGCTGGCGGCGCTGGGTGCGTGCGTAGGCAGCGGCGAACCCCGGCCGATGAGAGTCGCCGCAGCGGTCCCGCGCCATACGGGACCCGTCACGACGCCGCAAAAGCCGCGCGAGCCGATCAAGCCCGTCGCCAATCCGCCGATAGCCATACCCGATTACAACCCGCGCAGCGTGCCCTCACCTGCGCTGGTTAGCATCATCCGGTCGCTGGGGCAGAATTTCAATGGGAAGGTCGGTATCGCGGTCCGCCGTGTCGATGCCGACTGGACGGTCGCGTGGAACGGCACCGATCTGTTCCCGCAGCAGAGCGTGTCGAAGCTGTGGGTAACGATGGCGATGCTGGACGCAGTGGATCGCGGCAAGCTGCGCCTGTCCGACTCCGTGACGATCCGGCGCGAGGATCTGACGCTGTTCAATCAGCCGCTGGCGGCGATGGTGGATAGCGATGGCTTCACAACCACGATCGAAGACCTGATGACCCGCGCGATGGCGCAGAGCGACAATACCGCGAACGACATGCTGCTCCGCAAGGTTGGCGGGCCGGAGGCGGTGCGCAGTTTCCTGGCGCGGCGCTTCGTCAGCAACATCCGCTTTGGTCCCGGCGAGCGCATTCTGCAAAGCACGACGGCAGGGCTTAGCTGGAACCCGAGCTACGCACAGGGGCGCAATTTCTACACTGCGCGCGCGGCACTACCGATGGGAGTGCGGCAAAGGGCGCTAGACGCCTATCTTGCGAACCCACCGGACGGTGCCGCGCCTAGTTCCGTGGTGATGGCGCTCGCCAAGCTGAAGCGTGGCGAAATGCTGTCGCCATCGTCGACGAGCCTGCTGCTCGACGTGATGCATCGTGCGAAAACCGGCCCACAGCGCATCAAGGGCGGCGTGCCACCCGGCTGGAGCTATCTGCACAAGACGGGCACGGGGCAGGAGCTTGGCCCCCGCGCCACTGGCTTCAACGACATCGGCATCATGACCGCGCCGGATGGGACGAGCTATGCGGTCGCCGTGTTCATCGGCAGCACGACGGTTTCGATCCCCGAGCGATGGCAATTGATGCAGTCGGTCGCGCGGGCCATCGCCGCGAACCACGACAAGCGATAA
- a CDS encoding alpha/beta fold hydrolase: MTETPFFDRRACLAAGLTALTLSGMPAMAAPFASRRISVTVRGNGPDVLLIPGLASGPGIWNGTVAAVPGYRYHLVQVRGFAGLAPDLNRSGPLLEPLVGEIAAYITQAKIARPAVVGHSMGGTLAMLLAMRPAPAIRKVMVVDMLPDGASMVGGTASGMGYLADQLSSYFTSTKAGRQLFMQMIAQQPGAKGSDPDVIASALRELAHTDLGPKLPLIRAPMEVVYALGGDAATQRAQVQRYRTAYAAAKAMKLVPISPSGHMVMSDQPAKFAAALRNFLTG; encoded by the coding sequence ATGACAGAGACTCCTTTTTTCGATCGACGTGCCTGTCTGGCAGCGGGCCTGACGGCGCTCACGCTGAGTGGAATGCCCGCCATGGCCGCGCCTTTTGCATCGCGCCGGATCAGCGTAACGGTGCGCGGCAACGGGCCGGATGTGCTGCTGATACCCGGACTTGCGAGCGGTCCCGGCATCTGGAACGGTACAGTCGCCGCCGTGCCGGGCTATCGCTATCATCTGGTTCAGGTGCGCGGCTTCGCAGGCCTTGCGCCCGACCTCAATAGGAGCGGTCCGTTGCTGGAGCCGCTCGTGGGGGAGATCGCGGCCTATATCACGCAAGCAAAGATCGCTCGTCCAGCGGTCGTCGGGCATTCTATGGGCGGTACGCTGGCGATGTTGCTGGCGATGCGTCCCGCGCCCGCGATTCGCAAAGTCATGGTCGTCGATATGCTCCCCGACGGCGCGAGCATGGTGGGCGGCACGGCCAGCGGAATGGGCTACCTTGCCGATCAACTGAGCAGCTACTTCACCTCCACAAAGGCAGGGCGGCAGCTGTTCATGCAGATGATCGCGCAGCAACCCGGCGCAAAAGGCAGCGATCCTGATGTCATCGCAAGCGCGCTTCGCGAACTGGCGCATACCGACCTTGGTCCGAAGCTGCCGCTGATCCGCGCGCCGATGGAAGTGGTATACGCGCTGGGCGGGGACGCGGCGACGCAACGGGCGCAAGTACAGCGTTACCGCACAGCTTATGCCGCCGCGAAGGCGATGAAGCTGGTGCCGATCAGCCCCAGCGGCCACATGGTCATGAGCGATCAGCCCGCGAAGTTTGCGGCGGCGCTGCGGAATTTTTTGACGGGCTGA
- a CDS encoding Crp/Fnr family transcriptional regulator, translating into MIPTDHCAACSVREQAVCAALSEAERSELARIGTHRTLHRGEALVDAGDDNYACATLISGALKIAAIDADGTERIVALVHPAGFVGELFAPRAHHHVTALTDSLLCLFPRMDYERAVERYPRLATALLRRSTADLAETRALIDLIGRRTSLARVAGLILIFGRGASNTPCGVAARFDLPLTRGEMAALLGLTIETVSRQIGILERRGIIKRTGTRGMEVLDVPSLEEMVD; encoded by the coding sequence GTGATCCCGACGGATCATTGCGCCGCATGTTCGGTTCGCGAGCAAGCGGTATGCGCGGCGTTGTCCGAAGCGGAACGCAGCGAGTTGGCGCGGATCGGCACGCATCGCACGCTGCATCGGGGTGAGGCACTGGTCGATGCAGGGGACGATAATTACGCCTGCGCCACTCTGATCTCTGGCGCGCTCAAAATCGCCGCGATCGATGCGGATGGAACGGAACGGATCGTTGCACTAGTGCACCCGGCGGGCTTCGTCGGCGAATTGTTCGCGCCGCGCGCGCATCATCATGTGACGGCGCTGACGGATAGCCTGCTGTGCCTGTTCCCACGGATGGATTACGAACGGGCCGTGGAACGCTATCCCCGGCTGGCGACGGCCCTGCTGCGCCGCTCGACAGCGGATCTTGCGGAGACGCGCGCGCTGATCGATTTGATCGGGCGCCGCACGTCGTTGGCGCGCGTGGCGGGGCTGATCCTGATCTTCGGGCGAGGGGCTTCCAATACACCCTGCGGCGTCGCGGCGCGCTTCGACTTGCCTCTGACGCGGGGCGAGATGGCAGCGTTGCTCGGCCTAACCATAGAAACGGTCAGCCGCCAGATCGGCATTTTGGAGCGGCGCGGCATCATCAAAAGAACGGGCACGCGAGGCATGGAAGTCCTCGACGTGCCCAGTTTGGAGGAGATGGTCGACTAG
- the nadB gene encoding L-aspartate oxidase encodes MPTHQYDVIIIGSGAAGLTAAITLAQDKKVLVLAKGALDGGSTNWAQGGIAAVLEPGDSFAQHVEDTMIAGAGLNNRETVEFVVENAPAAIERLAQLGVPFNAGDGLGERWHLTREGGHSHRRIVHVDDATGAAVQVALVKAAQANPNITLMSDMVAIDLITSRHGERYSGDGHVWGVYAFNKATKHVDALLGRATILATGGAGRTYLFSTAPRGATGDGIAMAWRAGCRVSNMEMNQFHPTCLYNLEVKNFLITEAMRGEGGMLKLPPGVPGGGKRFMDKHDPRGELAPRDVVARAIDHEIKRLGLDYVHLDISHKPPEFIKEHFPTIYARLLDIDIDITKEPIPVVPAQHYTCGGVVIDLDGRTDLPGLYAAGEVTESGLHGANRLASNSLLECFVFGEAAAKHILAHWDELPVSPLIRAWDESRVTDSDEEVIVQHNWREIRRFMWDYVGIVRTTKRLERAKHRIDLLAQEVDDYYGNFRVTPDLIELRNLLEVARLIVRSALHRKESRGLHYTLDYPEMLSEAVDTVLVP; translated from the coding sequence ATGCCCACACACCAATACGACGTCATCATCATCGGCTCCGGTGCGGCGGGGCTGACGGCGGCGATTACGCTGGCGCAGGACAAGAAGGTGCTGGTGCTGGCCAAAGGCGCGCTGGACGGCGGATCGACCAACTGGGCGCAGGGCGGGATCGCCGCAGTGCTGGAGCCGGGCGACAGCTTCGCGCAGCATGTCGAGGACACGATGATCGCGGGGGCGGGCCTCAACAATCGCGAGACCGTGGAATTCGTGGTGGAAAACGCGCCCGCCGCGATCGAGCGCCTCGCGCAACTCGGCGTGCCGTTCAACGCGGGCGACGGCCTTGGCGAACGCTGGCACCTGACGCGCGAGGGCGGGCACAGCCATCGCCGCATCGTGCATGTCGACGATGCGACCGGCGCAGCGGTGCAGGTGGCGCTGGTAAAGGCGGCGCAGGCGAACCCCAACATCACGCTGATGAGCGACATGGTCGCCATCGACCTCATCACCAGCCGCCATGGCGAGCGCTACTCGGGCGACGGGCATGTGTGGGGCGTCTATGCCTTCAATAAGGCCACCAAGCATGTCGACGCGCTGCTGGGTCGTGCGACGATATTGGCGACGGGCGGGGCAGGGCGCACGTACCTGTTCTCGACCGCGCCGCGTGGGGCGACCGGTGACGGGATCGCAATGGCCTGGCGCGCGGGGTGCCGCGTTTCCAACATGGAAATGAACCAGTTCCACCCGACTTGCCTCTACAATCTGGAGGTGAAGAACTTCCTGATTACCGAGGCGATGCGCGGCGAAGGCGGCATGCTGAAGCTGCCCCCCGGCGTGCCCGGCGGCGGCAAGCGCTTCATGGACAAGCATGATCCACGCGGCGAACTGGCGCCGCGTGACGTGGTGGCGCGCGCGATCGATCATGAGATCAAGCGGTTGGGCCTCGATTACGTGCACCTCGATATCAGCCACAAACCGCCCGAATTCATCAAGGAGCATTTCCCGACCATTTACGCGCGGCTGCTGGACATCGACATCGACATCACGAAGGAACCGATTCCTGTGGTGCCGGCCCAGCATTACACCTGCGGCGGCGTGGTGATCGACCTCGACGGGCGCACGGATCTACCGGGCCTCTACGCGGCGGGCGAAGTGACCGAAAGCGGTCTGCACGGCGCAAATCGCCTCGCGTCCAACTCCCTCCTTGAATGCTTCGTGTTCGGGGAGGCGGCGGCGAAGCATATCCTCGCCCACTGGGACGAATTACCCGTGTCGCCCCTGATCCGCGCTTGGGACGAAAGCCGCGTCACCGACTCGGACGAGGAAGTCATCGTCCAGCACAACTGGCGCGAAATCCGCCGCTTCATGTGGGACTATGTGGGCATCGTGCGCACCACCAAGCGGCTGGAACGCGCTAAGCACCGCATCGACCTCCTCGCGCAGGAAGTGGACGACTATTACGGCAACTTCCGTGTGACGCCGGATCTGATCGAACTACGCAACCTGCTGGAAGTCGCGCGGCTGATCGTGCGATCGGCGCTGCATCGCAAGGAGAGCCGCGGGCTGCACTACACGCTGGACTACCCGGAGATGCTATCGGAGGCGGTGGATACGGTGCTGGTGCCGTGA
- a CDS encoding ABC transporter ATP-binding protein, whose amino-acid sequence MIDTPTPIPAIAIDNLTKVYKGGKLALDHVSFEVPRGQIFGLLGPNGAGKSTLINILSGMVNKSGGHARIWGFDIDANPRNAKNSIGIVPQEIVFDPFFTPFETLENQAGFYGVPKDARKTMELLRAVHLEDKANAYARTLSGGMKRRLLVAKAMVHSPPILVLDEPTAGVDIQLRQQLWAYVKQLNDQGVTIVLTTHYLEEAEQLCDRIAIINHGRVIADKPTRELVGMAQEKVVQVTVDRDLTDAPSHLRFEKVELQGERVLSITYSKDKANAGDVLSAVQAMGLQIVDVVTRDPDLEDVFLNLTAAAA is encoded by the coding sequence ATGATCGACACGCCGACACCCATACCCGCCATCGCCATCGACAATCTGACCAAGGTCTATAAGGGCGGAAAGCTCGCACTCGACCATGTGTCGTTCGAGGTGCCGCGTGGGCAGATCTTTGGGCTGCTGGGGCCGAATGGCGCGGGGAAATCGACGCTTATCAACATATTGTCCGGTATGGTGAACAAGTCCGGCGGCCATGCGCGCATCTGGGGCTTCGATATCGACGCCAACCCGCGCAATGCAAAGAACTCGATCGGTATCGTGCCGCAGGAAATCGTGTTCGACCCGTTCTTCACGCCGTTCGAGACGCTGGAGAATCAGGCGGGTTTCTATGGCGTGCCCAAGGATGCGCGCAAGACGATGGAGCTGCTGCGCGCGGTGCATCTGGAGGATAAAGCCAACGCCTATGCCCGCACTCTTTCGGGCGGCATGAAGCGGCGGTTGCTGGTGGCAAAGGCCATGGTGCATTCGCCGCCGATTCTGGTGCTGGACGAGCCGACGGCGGGCGTGGACATTCAACTTCGCCAGCAACTTTGGGCCTATGTGAAGCAGTTGAACGATCAGGGCGTGACGATCGTGCTGACGACGCATTATCTTGAGGAAGCGGAACAGCTTTGCGATCGGATCGCGATCATCAACCATGGCCGCGTCATCGCCGACAAGCCGACTCGCGAACTGGTGGGCATGGCACAGGAGAAGGTGGTGCAGGTGACGGTCGATCGCGATCTTACCGATGCGCCATCGCATCTACGTTTCGAGAAAGTGGAACTGCAAGGGGAGCGCGTGCTCAGCATCACCTATTCGAAGGACAAGGCCAATGCTGGCGACGTGCTGAGCGCGGTGCAGGCGATGGGGTTGCAGATCGTGGACGTGGTGACGCGCGACCCGGACCTGGAGGATGTATTCCTCAACCTGACTGCGGCGGCGGCTTAA
- a CDS encoding zinc-finger domain-containing protein codes for MIQPPELFRVSKTRVTCDGSGDIPAALGHPRVYLEIDEKGYVDCGYCDRRFVLIGGPADGADQSSLPDVPSGASL; via the coding sequence ATGATCCAGCCGCCCGAACTTTTCCGTGTATCCAAGACTCGCGTGACCTGCGACGGGTCGGGCGACATTCCTGCCGCCCTTGGCCATCCGCGCGTCTATCTGGAGATCGACGAGAAGGGCTATGTGGATTGTGGCTACTGCGACCGGCGCTTCGTGCTGATCGGCGGGCCTGCCGATGGTGCGGACCAGAGCAGCCTGCCGGACGTTCCCTCCGGCGCGAGCCTCTAG
- a CDS encoding HlyD family type I secretion periplasmic adaptor subunit — MKFSAIRDRIIRSLGGASLFEGVSSRELAAAFAGDIKVASAPIDGIAPWSARIRTDRQGRVLKVLAFLVIAFLAWAVFFQVDKVTRGSGRVLPSVQNQVVQHLEGGIVQALLVSEGQRVRKGQILMRINNQFTTADFENARTDVVAKRIALARMDATVSGASSFTVPADLAKAAPDIAASEEALFYSSRNQRGQETGIISEQSRQHRAELAGLQSRLKNLRSEQTLMMTQLDKLERAYEAEAISEREVLDKRSMLLALQTRIADVESQIPQVRAQMSETSARSGEVWTKSVQETKAEAAKLRMELAKAGETLDAYSDKESREEIRAPMDGIVNKLYVQTVGGVIRGGEPIIEIVPVDKVVMIEARIMPKDRGQVWSGLPANIKISAYDSAIYGGLDGKVVDVSPDVIQDAKGEVYYRVRLRAETSKFGAGKPVIPGMTAEVNIKSGRQSIMDYILGPLIRIRDSALRE, encoded by the coding sequence ATGAAATTCAGCGCAATCAGAGACCGAATCATCCGGTCGCTCGGCGGGGCCAGCCTGTTCGAAGGCGTGAGCAGCCGTGAACTGGCGGCAGCGTTTGCAGGCGACATCAAGGTCGCCAGCGCCCCGATCGACGGCATTGCGCCATGGAGCGCGCGCATCCGCACCGACCGTCAGGGCCGCGTGCTGAAGGTACTGGCGTTCCTCGTCATCGCGTTCCTCGCCTGGGCCGTGTTCTTTCAAGTCGACAAGGTCACGCGGGGATCAGGCCGTGTCCTGCCTTCGGTACAAAATCAGGTCGTCCAGCATCTCGAAGGCGGCATCGTGCAGGCGCTACTCGTCAGCGAAGGCCAGCGCGTCCGCAAGGGGCAGATCCTGATGCGCATCAACAATCAATTCACGACCGCCGACTTCGAAAACGCCCGTACCGATGTCGTTGCCAAGCGCATTGCTTTGGCGCGGATGGATGCGACCGTCAGCGGCGCGTCCAGCTTCACCGTGCCTGCCGATCTGGCGAAAGCCGCGCCCGACATCGCCGCATCCGAAGAGGCGCTATTCTATTCGAGTCGCAATCAACGGGGTCAGGAAACCGGCATCATCTCGGAACAGTCGCGCCAGCATCGCGCCGAACTCGCCGGTCTGCAATCGCGCCTCAAGAACCTGCGCAGCGAACAGACGCTGATGATGACGCAGCTCGACAAGCTGGAACGCGCCTATGAAGCCGAAGCGATCTCCGAACGCGAAGTGCTCGACAAGCGATCGATGCTATTGGCGCTCCAGACGCGCATCGCCGACGTGGAAAGCCAGATTCCCCAGGTCCGGGCGCAAATGAGCGAAACATCGGCCCGCAGCGGCGAAGTCTGGACCAAGTCGGTGCAGGAAACGAAGGCGGAAGCCGCCAAGCTCCGCATGGAACTCGCCAAGGCCGGCGAGACGCTGGACGCCTATTCCGACAAGGAATCGCGCGAGGAAATCCGCGCGCCGATGGATGGCATCGTCAACAAGCTCTATGTTCAGACAGTCGGCGGCGTGATCCGCGGCGGCGAACCGATCATCGAAATCGTACCCGTCGACAAGGTGGTAATGATCGAAGCGCGGATCATGCCCAAGGATCGCGGTCAGGTCTGGTCGGGCCTTCCGGCAAATATCAAAATTTCCGCCTATGATTCGGCGATCTATGGCGGGCTGGACGGAAAAGTCGTCGATGTGTCGCCGGACGTCATTCAGGATGCCAAGGGCGAAGTCTATTACCGTGTGCGCCTGCGGGCCGAGACGTCAAAATTCGGTGCAGGCAAGCCGGTCATTCCGGGCATGACGGCCGAAGTGAACATCAAGTCCGGCCGTCAGAGCATCATGGACTATATCTTGGGGCCGCTCATCCGCATTCGCGACAGTGCGCTGCGGGAATAA